One Papaver somniferum cultivar HN1 chromosome 10, ASM357369v1, whole genome shotgun sequence genomic window carries:
- the LOC113317911 gene encoding putative vesicle-associated membrane protein 726, with protein sequence MGQQSLIYSFVARGTVILAEYTEFTGNFTTIASQCLQKLPASNNKFTYNCDNHTFNYLVEDGFTYCVVAVESAGRQVPIAFLERVKDDFNKRYAGGKAATAVAHSLNKEFGSKLKEHMQYCVDHPEEISKLAKVKAQVTEVKGVMMENIEKVLDRGEKIELLVDKTENLRSQAQDFRQQGTKMRRKMWLQNMKIKLIVLGILVALILIIVLSVCHGFNC encoded by the exons ATGGGACAACAGTCATTGATCTACAGTTTTGTTGCTAGAGGAACAGTTATCTTGGCCGAATACACTGAATTCACAGGGAATTTTACAACAATTGCTTCTCAATGTCTTCAAAAACTACCTGCTAGTAATAATAAGTTTACCTATAACTGCGATAATCACACCTTCAATTACCTCGTAGAAGACGGGTTTA CCTACTGTGTGGTCGCAGTCGAATCTGCCGGTAGACAAGTACCTATTGCATTCCTAGAACGTGTTAAGGATGACTTCAACAAGAGATATGCAGGAGGAAAGGCTGCAACTGCTGTTGCACACAGCCTTAACAAGGAGTTTGG GTCAAAGCTTAAGGAGCATATGCAGTACTGTGTGGATCATCCAGAGGAAATCAGCAAACTTGCCAAAGTTAAGGCTCAAGTTACTGAAGTAAAGGGAGTGATGATGGAAAATATTGAGAAG GTTCTTGACCGAGGTGAAAAAATTGAGCTTCTGGTTGACAAAACAGAGAACCTTCGATCACAG GCACAGGATTTCAGGCAACAGGGAACAAAGATGAGGAGGAAGATGTGGCTACAGAACATGAAGATAAAGCTTATAGTTCTTGGTATTCTCGTTGCCTTGATTTTGATCATAGTTCTTTCTGTTTGCCATGGATTCAACTGTTAG